One Algibacter sp. L3A6 genomic region harbors:
- a CDS encoding acyl-CoA dehydrogenase family protein → MKPDLFEAPDYYNLDDLLSDEHKLVRDTARAWVKRDVSPIIEEYAQKAEFPKQIIGGLAEIGAFGPYIPLEYGGAGLDQISYGLIMQEIERGDSGVRSTASVQSSLVMYPIWKYGNETQRQKYLPKLASGEWIGCFGLTEPDHGSNPSGMVTNFKDKGDHYLLNGAKMWISNAPFAQIAVVWAKDESGRIHGLIVERGMEGFSTPETHNKWSLRASATGELIFDNVKIPKENLLPNKSGLGAPLGCLDSARYGIAWGAIGAAMDCYDTALRYSKERIQFGKPIGQFQLQQKKLAEMITEITKAQLLTWRLGVLRNEDKATSAQISMAKRNNVDMAITIAREARQMLGGMGITGEYSIMRHSMNLESVITYEGTHDIHLLITGFDITGLNAFK, encoded by the coding sequence ATGAAACCAGATTTATTTGAAGCTCCCGATTATTATAATTTAGACGATTTACTATCCGACGAACACAAATTAGTTCGCGATACGGCTCGTGCTTGGGTAAAACGCGATGTCTCTCCAATTATAGAAGAATATGCTCAAAAAGCAGAGTTTCCTAAACAAATAATTGGTGGCTTAGCAGAAATTGGAGCCTTTGGGCCATACATTCCTTTAGAGTATGGTGGCGCCGGTTTAGACCAAATAAGCTACGGTTTAATTATGCAAGAAATTGAACGCGGCGATTCTGGCGTGCGCTCAACAGCTTCCGTACAATCCTCTTTAGTGATGTACCCAATATGGAAATATGGTAACGAAACGCAACGTCAAAAATATTTACCGAAACTAGCTAGTGGCGAATGGATTGGTTGTTTTGGTTTAACCGAGCCCGACCATGGCAGTAATCCTTCAGGCATGGTTACTAACTTTAAAGATAAAGGCGATCACTATTTATTAAATGGTGCTAAAATGTGGATTTCGAATGCGCCTTTTGCACAGATTGCAGTTGTTTGGGCTAAGGATGAAAGTGGACGTATTCATGGTTTAATTGTAGAGCGTGGCATGGAAGGTTTTTCTACTCCCGAAACCCATAATAAATGGTCGTTAAGAGCTTCGGCTACTGGTGAATTAATTTTTGATAATGTTAAAATTCCAAAGGAAAATTTATTACCTAATAAATCTGGTTTAGGCGCACCTCTTGGTTGTTTAGATTCTGCAAGGTATGGAATTGCTTGGGGAGCTATTGGAGCCGCTATGGATTGTTATGATACAGCGCTACGCTATAGTAAGGAGCGTATACAGTTTGGAAAACCTATTGGACAATTTCAACTTCAGCAAAAAAAACTAGCCGAAATGATTACAGAAATCACCAAAGCCCAACTTTTAACTTGGCGTTTAGGGGTTTTACGTAATGAAGATAAAGCCACATCTGCTCAAATATCTATGGCTAAACGGAACAATGTAGATATGGCAATTACTATTGCTCGCGAGGCTAGACAAATGCTAGGCGGCATGGGGATTACTGGCGAATACTCGATTATGCGTCACTCCATGAATTTGGAAAGTGTTATTACTTATGAAGGTACTCACGATATACATTTATTGATTACCGGTTTCGATATCACAGGCCTAAATGCATTTAAATAA
- a CDS encoding tRNA1(Val) (adenine(37)-N6)-methyltransferase — MSKPFKFKEFSVNQDQCAMKIGTDAVLLGAWASLEANPFAILDIGAGTGVLGLMLAQRSHAEVIDAIEIDDDAYEQCVDNFELSPWGDRLFCYHASLEEFAEEIDDEYDLIICNPPFYAEDYKTENESRDLARFQDAMPFHHLLESVSVLLAPEGSFNVIIPFNEEEKFIKLANNFLLFPNRICRVKGNPETEVKRSMLAFSFRESETTTTELIIETKRHQYTQDYINLTKDFYLKM; from the coding sequence ATGAGCAAGCCATTCAAATTCAAAGAATTTAGCGTTAATCAAGATCAATGTGCTATGAAAATTGGCACAGATGCTGTTTTACTTGGCGCATGGGCTAGCTTAGAGGCAAATCCGTTTGCTATTCTAGATATTGGTGCAGGCACAGGTGTTTTGGGCTTAATGTTAGCACAACGCAGCCATGCTGAAGTTATTGATGCTATAGAAATTGATGATGATGCTTACGAGCAGTGTGTGGATAATTTCGAGCTATCTCCATGGGGCGATCGTTTATTTTGCTACCATGCCTCTTTAGAAGAATTTGCCGAAGAAATTGATGATGAATATGATCTAATAATCTGCAATCCGCCATTTTATGCCGAAGATTATAAAACCGAAAATGAATCCCGCGATTTAGCACGCTTTCAAGACGCTATGCCTTTTCATCATTTATTAGAAAGCGTATCTGTTTTACTGGCTCCAGAAGGTAGTTTCAATGTTATTATTCCCTTTAATGAGGAAGAAAAATTTATCAAACTAGCAAATAATTTCCTTTTATTCCCTAATAGAATCTGTCGTGTTAAAGGTAATCCTGAAACTGAAGTTAAACGAAGTATGCTAGCGTTTTCCTTCCGCGAAAGCGAAACTACTACTACAGAACTTATTATTGAAACCAAAAGACATCAATACACCCAAGATTACATTAATTTAACTAAAGATTTCTACTTAAAAATGTAA
- the rimM gene encoding ribosome maturation factor RimM (Essential for efficient processing of 16S rRNA) produces the protein MKKEDCFYLGKIVKKYSFKGEVLAKLDTDEPDIYENLDAIFLELRNNLVPFFIESSQLHKSELLRIKFEDVDEEADADAIMKSGLYLPLDLLPKLEGDKFYFHEVMGFTVEDVNFGTVGIIKAINDSTAQSLFEIDRDGIEILIPMNDEFINKVDRKNKTIIVDTPEGLIDLYLEE, from the coding sequence ATGAAAAAAGAAGATTGTTTTTACTTAGGTAAAATTGTGAAAAAATACAGTTTTAAAGGAGAAGTTTTAGCCAAACTAGATACCGACGAACCGGATATTTACGAAAACTTAGATGCTATATTTTTAGAGCTTCGTAATAACTTGGTGCCTTTTTTTATTGAAAGCTCGCAGTTACACAAATCTGAATTACTTCGTATTAAGTTTGAAGATGTAGATGAAGAAGCCGATGCCGATGCTATTATGAAAAGTGGTCTTTACTTACCTTTAGATTTGTTACCAAAACTAGAAGGCGATAAGTTTTATTTTCATGAAGTTATGGGCTTTACTGTTGAAGATGTAAACTTTGGAACCGTTGGGATTATTAAGGCTATTAACGACTCTACAGCGCAATCACTTTTTGAAATAGACAGAGATGGTATTGAAATTCTAATACCAATGAACGATGAGTTTATCAACAAAGTTGATCGTAAAAACAAAACCATTATAGTAGACACTCCAGAAGGTTTAATTGATTTATACCTAGAAGAATAA
- a CDS encoding 30S ribosomal protein S16, whose product MAVKIRLQRHGKKGKPFYWIVAADARSKRDGKYLEKLGIYNPNTNPATVELNVDGAVTWLQNGAQPTDTAKTLLSYKGALLKNHLAGGVRKGALTEEQAEAKFAAWLEEKTGKVQAKADGLSEVEAKAKADAFAAEKAVNEARIAAATPAVEEVAEEAAPEVEAEASNEEE is encoded by the coding sequence ATGGCAGTAAAAATTAGATTACAAAGACACGGTAAAAAAGGAAAACCTTTTTACTGGATTGTTGCAGCTGATGCAAGATCAAAAAGAGATGGTAAATACTTAGAGAAATTAGGTATCTACAATCCAAACACAAACCCAGCAACTGTTGAATTAAACGTTGATGGTGCTGTAACATGGTTACAAAACGGTGCACAACCAACCGATACAGCTAAAACTTTATTGTCTTACAAAGGCGCTTTACTAAAAAATCACCTTGCAGGTGGTGTTAGAAAAGGAGCTTTAACTGAAGAGCAAGCAGAAGCAAAATTTGCAGCTTGGTTAGAAGAGAAAACAGGAAAAGTTCAAGCGAAAGCTGATGGTTTATCTGAAGTAGAAGCAAAAGCGAAAGCTGATGCATTTGCAGCAGAAAAAGCGGTTAACGAAGCTAGAATTGCTGCGGCAACTCCTGCTGTTGAAGAGGTAGCTGAAGAAGCTGCTCCTGAAGTTGAAGCAGAAGCATCAAACGAAGAAGAATAA
- a CDS encoding lactonase family protein: MKKIFLLLTFLSFFSFYAQNTPLYVGTFTDMESEGIYQLQFNTQTGELTNKILVVKASSPSFLSYSADRKYIYSVNRAATKTEDDYVSAYKILDNGTLSIINTAKAHGAAACHISIDKKGEKAVVSNYTGGTVSLFDINKDGSLNEASQVFDHNTPSEKSHAHSAQFYKKDLFVADLGRNAVYQYQLKKDEYKLKSPAIVKMEGNPGPRHFSISKNGKYIYIINEYGSSITTVKRTKNNFKQIDYDSTVDENYNGKNSCADIHLSKDERFLYGSNRGENSIAVFKRNIKTGTIDKIQNISVHGDWPRNFTLDPTGKFVLVANRRSNNISVYNIDSDTGKLTFLKDYAVPTPVCLLF; encoded by the coding sequence ATGAAAAAAATATTTTTGTTACTCACATTTCTTTCCTTCTTTAGCTTCTACGCGCAAAACACGCCTCTTTATGTGGGCACTTTTACCGACATGGAAAGCGAAGGTATTTATCAACTTCAATTTAACACCCAAACAGGAGAACTTACTAATAAAATTTTAGTCGTTAAGGCATCCAGCCCTTCATTTTTATCATATTCTGCAGATAGAAAATATATTTACAGCGTAAATAGAGCTGCTACTAAAACTGAAGACGATTATGTTTCGGCTTATAAAATTTTAGACAACGGCACGCTCTCTATCATAAACACCGCCAAAGCTCATGGTGCTGCCGCTTGCCACATTTCTATCGATAAAAAAGGAGAAAAAGCTGTGGTTTCAAATTACACAGGCGGCACGGTTTCTTTATTCGATATCAATAAAGATGGAAGTTTAAATGAAGCTTCTCAAGTTTTCGATCACAATACTCCTTCTGAAAAATCGCATGCCCATTCTGCGCAATTCTACAAAAAAGATTTATTTGTTGCCGATTTAGGTCGCAACGCCGTATACCAATATCAATTAAAGAAAGACGAGTATAAATTAAAATCTCCTGCTATTGTAAAAATGGAAGGCAACCCTGGGCCTCGACATTTTTCTATTAGTAAAAACGGAAAGTATATTTATATAATAAATGAATATGGAAGTTCGATAACAACAGTAAAAAGAACAAAAAATAATTTTAAACAAATAGATTACGATTCTACTGTAGACGAAAACTATAACGGAAAAAATTCTTGTGCAGACATTCATTTATCTAAAGACGAGCGTTTTTTATATGGCTCTAACCGTGGAGAAAACTCCATTGCTGTTTTTAAAAGAAACATTAAAACAGGAACAATCGATAAAATTCAAAATATTAGCGTGCATGGCGATTGGCCAAGAAACTTCACATTAGACCCTACCGGTAAATTTGTACTTGTAGCTAATAGAAGAAGTAATAACATCTCCGTTTACAACATTGATTCGGACACCGGAAAACTCACATTTTTAAAAGATTACGCAGTACCAACGCCGGTTTGTTTACTTTTCTAA
- a CDS encoding ferritin-like domain-containing protein, with protein sequence MHYSEKISKQLNKLLVKNYDAEKSYLSAAENVENRTLIEFFVRKSVERRLFAQDIKREILRYGKEPKTSGSLMGDLHKISISLKAMFASNNVDFILQEAVKRDVANLAKYNDVLKDRILPTRIVTLLVNQKNAIEIAIASRKFEMKLVT encoded by the coding sequence ATGCATTATTCAGAAAAAATATCGAAGCAGTTAAATAAATTATTAGTTAAAAATTACGATGCCGAGAAAAGTTATCTTAGTGCAGCGGAAAATGTAGAAAATAGAACGTTAATAGAGTTTTTTGTTAGAAAATCTGTAGAACGTAGATTGTTTGCTCAGGATATAAAAAGAGAAATTTTACGATATGGCAAAGAGCCAAAAACTTCAGGGAGCTTAATGGGAGATTTGCATAAAATTTCTATCAGTTTAAAAGCCATGTTTGCATCAAATAATGTGGATTTTATTTTGCAAGAAGCAGTAAAAAGAGATGTTGCTAATTTAGCTAAATATAACGATGTGCTTAAAGATAGAATTCTGCCAACACGTATTGTAACGTTGCTAGTAAATCAAAAAAACGCTATCGAAATTGCTATAGCTTCGCGCAAATTTGAAATGAAACTTGTAACCTAG
- the dnaE gene encoding DNA polymerase III subunit alpha encodes MYLIFDTETTGLPKRWDAPITDTDNWPRCIQIAWQLHDDMGNCIEHQDYLVKPAGFNIPYDAEKIHGISTELAEEQGIPLAEVLEKFNEALGKTKFVVGQNVKFDLNIMGAEFVRGDVENPLQELPVLDTCTEHTAKLCEIPGGRYGKFKLPTLSELHAHLFGVGFSEAHNATADVEATTRCFFELVRLGQYTKEQLDVEPEYFQDFNEANPASIDLIGLKHINLKRESSKILARIKKSESSGLSSEDIKQNVSALADVDFVHLHNHSQFSVLQSTMGVADIVSAAAEYNMEAVALTDHANMMGAFHFVNAVNKHNGGVKAKKKEAEITGATVTAKEMKPIIGCEFFVCENHLDKSRKDNGYQIVIIAKNKNGYHNLAKLSSHAFVNGFYYIPRIDKKLIEEYKEDLIVLTGNLYGEVPSKILNIGENQAEEALLWWKEQFGDDLYVELMRHNQEDEDRVNPTLISLARKHDVKLIASNNTYYRKKGDSNAHDILLCVKDGEKQATPIGRGRGYRYGMPNQEYYFKSPDQMKELFKDVPEAISNVQEVVDKVEAYQLARDVLLPAFDIPEQFVHEEDQVDGGKRGENAFLRHLVYEGAKKRYGEELSEVVIERLDFELGVIEKTGYPGYFLIVEDFIREARNMDVSVGPGRGSAAGSVAAYCLWITNIDPLKYDLLFERFLNPDRVSMPDIDIDFDDEGRSRVMDYVIEKYGSNQVAQIITYGTMAAKSSIRDTARVLDLPLFDADRIAKLIPNMSKLGKIFGLSEKELGQKFRAEDLEKVNELLNIADGSDLQAETLNLARTLEGSVRNTGIHACGVIITPDDITKFVPVSLAKDSDLYVTQFDNSVVEDAGLLKMDFLGLKTLTLIKDTVKIVKAKHDILLDPETFPLDDAETYALFQRGETVGVFQYESPGMQKHLRDLKPTVFEDLIAMNALYRPGPMEYIPSFVRRKHGDEDIEYDLPAMEEYLKETYGITVYQEQVMLLSQSLAGFTKGEADVLRKAMGKKQIAVLDKMKPKFIEQASANGHDAKILEKVWKDWEAFASYAFNKSHSTCYAWIAYQTAYLKAHYPAEYMAAVLSNNMNDIKQVTFFMEECKRMKLDVLGPDVNESFYKFSVNKDYAVRFGMGAIKGVGHGAVMTIVEHREKDGSYKSIFDLAKRIDLRAANKRAFENLALAGGFDGLADTHRAQYFHDDGDGITFLEKAIKYAHKHKENENSAQVSLFGEASDVQIPEPEVPPCEEWGTMEKLSKEREVVGVYISGHPLDDFKTEMKTFCNGTISMFNDLNLYVNREIVFGGVVTDVQHRVSKQGKGWAMFTIEDYTDSFEFRVFGEEYLKFRHFFMINSFVFVKTFVREGWTNKDTGKKSDPRLQFNSFQLLHDVMENYAKKLSIQLDVRDLTEQKIIALKELLNEHPGSQALNFLVYDMKEKIKLPMISRKQKVKVSQELITELEVQQVKYKLN; translated from the coding sequence ATGTACTTAATTTTCGATACAGAAACTACCGGATTACCAAAGCGTTGGGACGCGCCTATAACAGATACTGACAACTGGCCAAGGTGTATTCAAATTGCTTGGCAACTGCATGACGATATGGGAAACTGTATTGAACATCAAGATTATTTGGTGAAGCCCGCAGGATTTAATATTCCCTATGATGCCGAAAAAATTCACGGTATTTCTACGGAATTAGCAGAAGAGCAAGGTATTCCGTTAGCCGAAGTTTTAGAGAAATTTAATGAAGCTTTAGGTAAAACTAAGTTTGTTGTTGGGCAAAATGTAAAGTTCGATTTAAATATTATGGGCGCCGAGTTTGTGCGTGGTGATGTAGAAAACCCATTGCAAGAACTTCCTGTTTTAGACACTTGTACCGAGCATACTGCTAAGTTATGTGAAATTCCTGGTGGACGTTACGGTAAGTTTAAATTACCAACATTATCAGAATTACACGCGCATTTATTTGGTGTAGGTTTTTCTGAAGCGCATAATGCCACAGCCGATGTGGAAGCAACTACGCGTTGTTTTTTCGAATTGGTTCGTTTGGGACAGTATACCAAAGAGCAATTAGATGTTGAGCCTGAGTATTTTCAGGATTTTAATGAAGCAAACCCGGCTAGCATTGATCTTATTGGTTTAAAACACATAAACCTAAAACGCGAAAGTTCTAAGATTCTTGCGCGTATAAAGAAAAGTGAAAGTAGTGGTTTATCTTCCGAAGATATTAAGCAAAACGTTTCCGCTTTAGCCGATGTAGATTTTGTTCATTTACACAATCATTCGCAGTTCTCGGTATTACAATCTACAATGGGGGTTGCCGATATTGTTTCCGCAGCAGCGGAATATAATATGGAAGCTGTAGCACTTACCGATCATGCTAACATGATGGGGGCTTTTCACTTCGTGAACGCAGTTAATAAACATAACGGAGGCGTAAAAGCTAAAAAGAAGGAAGCCGAAATTACTGGAGCGACAGTTACTGCAAAAGAAATGAAACCTATTATAGGTTGTGAGTTTTTTGTATGTGAAAATCACTTAGATAAGTCGAGAAAAGATAACGGTTATCAAATTGTGATAATCGCCAAAAATAAAAATGGATACCATAATCTAGCAAAGTTATCATCGCATGCCTTTGTAAATGGATTTTATTATATCCCTAGAATTGATAAGAAGTTAATTGAAGAATATAAAGAAGATTTAATTGTTTTAACAGGAAATTTATACGGTGAAGTACCAAGTAAAATCCTGAATATTGGTGAAAATCAAGCCGAAGAAGCTTTGCTTTGGTGGAAAGAACAGTTTGGCGACGATTTGTATGTGGAGCTCATGCGCCACAATCAAGAAGATGAAGATCGTGTAAATCCAACATTAATTTCATTGGCAAGAAAGCATGATGTAAAATTAATAGCTTCTAATAATACGTATTACAGAAAGAAAGGTGATTCTAATGCTCACGATATTTTATTGTGTGTAAAAGATGGAGAAAAACAAGCGACACCAATAGGTCGTGGTCGTGGATACCGTTACGGTATGCCAAACCAGGAGTATTATTTTAAATCTCCAGACCAAATGAAGGAGCTTTTTAAAGATGTTCCAGAGGCCATTTCTAATGTGCAGGAAGTTGTTGATAAAGTTGAGGCTTATCAATTAGCTCGTGATGTATTATTGCCTGCCTTCGATATTCCTGAGCAATTTGTTCATGAGGAGGATCAAGTGGATGGAGGTAAGCGTGGTGAAAATGCATTTTTACGTCATTTAGTTTATGAAGGAGCTAAAAAACGTTACGGAGAAGAACTTTCGGAGGTTGTTATAGAACGCCTCGATTTCGAGTTGGGTGTAATTGAAAAAACAGGATACCCTGGGTATTTCCTTATTGTAGAAGATTTTATTCGAGAAGCGCGGAACATGGATGTTTCGGTTGGTCCTGGTCGTGGTTCTGCAGCAGGGTCGGTTGCTGCGTATTGTTTATGGATTACAAATATAGACCCGCTTAAATACGATTTACTTTTTGAGCGTTTCTTAAATCCCGATCGTGTAAGTATGCCCGATATCGATATCGATTTTGATGATGAAGGTCGAAGTCGTGTTATGGATTATGTAATCGAGAAATATGGTTCCAACCAAGTGGCACAAATTATTACATACGGTACCATGGCGGCAAAATCGTCTATTAGGGATACCGCACGTGTGTTGGATTTGCCATTATTTGATGCCGATAGAATTGCGAAGTTAATTCCGAATATGTCTAAACTAGGAAAGATTTTTGGTCTTTCGGAAAAGGAACTCGGACAAAAATTTAGAGCAGAAGATTTAGAAAAAGTTAATGAACTTTTAAATATTGCAGATGGTAGTGATTTGCAAGCCGAAACTTTAAATCTAGCTCGAACGCTAGAAGGGTCGGTAAGAAATACGGGAATTCATGCCTGTGGTGTTATTATTACTCCCGATGATATTACCAAATTCGTACCGGTTTCATTAGCGAAAGATTCCGATTTATACGTTACCCAGTTTGATAACTCGGTGGTGGAAGATGCCGGATTACTAAAAATGGATTTCTTGGGGTTAAAAACATTAACCCTGATTAAAGATACTGTTAAAATTGTAAAAGCGAAACATGACATTCTTTTGGACCCTGAAACGTTTCCTTTAGATGATGCAGAAACTTATGCGTTATTCCAGCGTGGTGAAACGGTTGGGGTGTTTCAGTATGAATCGCCTGGTATGCAGAAACACTTACGTGATTTAAAGCCTACTGTTTTTGAAGATTTAATTGCCATGAATGCCTTATATCGTCCGGGGCCAATGGAATATATTCCTAGTTTCGTTCGTAGAAAGCACGGTGATGAAGATATTGAGTACGATTTACCAGCAATGGAAGAGTACTTAAAGGAAACTTATGGTATTACCGTTTACCAAGAGCAAGTAATGCTACTCTCGCAAAGTTTGGCTGGGTTTACCAAAGGTGAAGCCGATGTTTTGCGTAAGGCGATGGGTAAAAAGCAAATTGCCGTTCTTGATAAAATGAAACCTAAGTTTATTGAGCAAGCCAGCGCCAATGGACACGATGCTAAAATTCTAGAGAAAGTTTGGAAAGATTGGGAAGCCTTTGCGAGTTACGCCTTTAATAAATCGCACTCTACATGTTATGCATGGATCGCTTACCAAACAGCTTACTTAAAAGCGCATTACCCTGCCGAATATATGGCGGCTGTTTTATCGAACAACATGAACGATATTAAACAGGTTACATTTTTTATGGAAGAGTGTAAGCGTATGAAGCTAGATGTTCTTGGTCCTGATGTTAATGAGTCGTTTTATAAGTTTTCTGTTAATAAAGATTACGCCGTTCGTTTTGGAATGGGAGCTATAAAAGGAGTAGGGCATGGTGCTGTAATGACTATTGTAGAGCACAGAGAAAAAGATGGTTCATATAAGTCTATTTTCGATTTAGCAAAACGAATAGATTTACGGGCTGCAAATAAAAGAGCTTTCGAGAATTTAGCTTTAGCTGGTGGTTTTGATGGTTTAGCCGATACACATCGAGCTCAATATTTTCATGATGATGGTGATGGTATTACCTTTTTAGAAAAAGCAATTAAATACGCACACAAGCACAAAGAAAATGAAAACTCAGCACAAGTGAGTTTGTTTGGGGAGGCTAGTGATGTACAAATACCAGAACCCGAAGTTCCGCCTTGTGAAGAGTGGGGAACTATGGAAAAACTGAGTAAGGAACGTGAGGTTGTTGGGGTTTATATTTCTGGACATCCGTTGGACGACTTTAAAACAGAGATGAAAACTTTCTGTAATGGAACTATTAGTATGTTTAATGATTTAAACCTTTACGTAAACCGAGAAATTGTTTTTGGTGGTGTGGTTACCGATGTGCAGCATCGTGTAAGTAAGCAAGGTAAAGGTTGGGCTATGTTTACTATTGAAGATTATACGGATAGTTTTGAATTTAGAGTTTTTGGTGAAGAGTATTTAAAATTTCGACACTTTTTTATGATTAATAGCTTTGTGTTTGTAAAAACCTTTGTTCGAGAAGGTTGGACTAATAAAGATACTGGTAAGAAAAGTGATCCACGATTGCAGTTTAATAGTTTTCAATTATTGCATGATGTTATGGAGAATTACGCCAAAAAACTATCTATTCAATTAGATGTTAGAGATTTAACAGAACAAAAAATTATAGCTTTAAAGGAGTTGCTTAATGAGCATCCAGGAAGTCAAGCACTTAATTTTTTGGTTTATGATATGAAAGAAAAAATTAAGTTACCCATGATTAGCAGAAAACAAAAAGTAAAAGTATCTCAAGAGCTTATAACAGAATTAGAGGTACAACAGGTTAAGTATAAGCTGAATTAG